One Pseudomonas sp. AN-1 genomic region harbors:
- a CDS encoding enoyl-CoA hydratase yields MSADNLVPVLLDFPAEGVARLRLNRPQATNALSLELQALLSRHFAELGEDPAVRCIVLTGGDKVFAAGGDITSMAGVGAIDIYQRHTERVWAPIQHCPKPVIAAVCGYAYGGGCELAMHADIIIAGRSARFCQPEIRIGIMPGIGGTQRLVRAVGKAKAMRMALTGAPISAEEAWVAGLVSELVDDAEVQERALEMARDIAAMPPLAAEQIKEVILAGMDASLEAGLALERKANALLFASRDQKEGMQAFIDKRKPRFEGR; encoded by the coding sequence ATGTCCGCCGACAACCTAGTTCCCGTGCTTCTCGACTTTCCCGCCGAAGGCGTCGCGCGCCTGCGCCTGAACCGCCCGCAGGCCACCAACGCCCTCAGCCTCGAGCTGCAGGCGCTGCTCTCGCGGCACTTCGCCGAACTGGGCGAGGACCCGGCGGTGCGCTGCATCGTCCTCACCGGCGGCGACAAGGTGTTCGCCGCCGGCGGCGACATCACCAGCATGGCCGGGGTCGGCGCCATCGACATCTACCAGCGGCATACCGAGCGGGTCTGGGCGCCGATCCAGCACTGCCCCAAGCCGGTGATCGCCGCGGTGTGCGGCTACGCCTACGGCGGCGGCTGCGAGCTGGCGATGCACGCCGACATCATCATCGCCGGGCGCAGCGCGCGCTTCTGCCAGCCGGAAATCCGCATCGGCATCATGCCCGGCATCGGCGGCACCCAGCGCCTGGTGCGCGCGGTGGGCAAGGCCAAGGCGATGCGCATGGCGCTCACCGGCGCACCGATCAGCGCCGAGGAAGCCTGGGTCGCCGGGCTGGTCAGCGAACTGGTCGACGACGCCGAGGTGCAGGAACGCGCCCTGGAGATGGCCCGCGACATCGCCGCCATGCCGCCGCTGGCCGCCGAGCAGATCAAGGAAGTGATCCTCGCCGGCATGGACGCCTCGCTGGAGGCTGGCCTGGCCCTGGAACGCAAGGCCAACGCCCTGCTGTTCGCCTCGCGCGACCAGAAGGAAGGCATGCAGGCCTTCATCGACAAGCGCAAGCCGCGCTTCGAGGGGCGTTGA
- a CDS encoding DUF1329 domain-containing protein, with protein MPALAKTDEAAQLDSSTLTCMGAERAGNADGSIPEYSGKWLGAPPHVNFQGTGNHPLDPYADEKPLFTITAANMAEYEQHLTDGMKALFRQYPETFRMPVYPSHRDFRFNDSVCQATKANVGYAQLTDDGEGVVAKTGGTPFPLPKNGLELLKNASLFTVRAWTEEYVSDNAYVLRDGKVNWGRVHSKNLAPHLEPGRIGDTSGQSSFYLNETLLPLRDKGEVNTGMEFWNDKTEPRQSWRYDPGTRRVRQAPGYGFDMAFPGTGGSITVDEVRLFNGSGQRYDWKIVEKKELYIPYNAYRIHSPELKYADLLKPGHIDPTHMRYEKHRVWVLEGTLKTDYRHLYGKRRLYIDEDTWFPIVADNYDSRGELWRTSMLNFFYAYETQTMQAGVGLYHDLLENTYLAFNLINEQPKGFKLNVAGFRPAMFGPEAARRGGL; from the coding sequence ATGCCGGCACTGGCCAAGACCGATGAAGCGGCCCAGCTGGACAGCAGCACCCTCACCTGCATGGGCGCCGAGCGCGCCGGCAACGCCGACGGCAGCATTCCGGAGTATTCCGGCAAGTGGCTGGGCGCGCCGCCCCATGTGAATTTCCAGGGCACCGGCAACCATCCGCTCGATCCCTATGCGGACGAGAAGCCGCTGTTCACCATCACCGCGGCGAACATGGCCGAGTACGAGCAGCACCTCACCGACGGCATGAAGGCGCTGTTCCGGCAGTATCCGGAGACCTTCCGCATGCCGGTCTATCCCTCGCACCGCGACTTCCGCTTCAACGACAGCGTGTGCCAGGCGACCAAGGCCAACGTCGGCTATGCCCAGCTGACCGACGACGGCGAGGGCGTGGTGGCCAAGACCGGCGGCACGCCGTTCCCGCTGCCGAAGAATGGTCTGGAACTGCTGAAGAACGCCTCGCTGTTCACCGTGCGCGCGTGGACCGAGGAATACGTCTCGGACAACGCCTATGTGCTGCGCGACGGCAAGGTCAACTGGGGCCGCGTGCACTCGAAGAACCTGGCACCGCACCTGGAGCCGGGGCGCATCGGCGACACCAGCGGCCAGTCGTCCTTCTACCTCAACGAGACCCTGCTGCCGCTGCGCGACAAGGGCGAGGTGAACACCGGCATGGAGTTCTGGAACGACAAGACCGAGCCGCGCCAGAGCTGGCGTTACGACCCGGGCACCCGCCGCGTGCGCCAGGCCCCCGGCTATGGCTTCGACATGGCGTTCCCCGGCACCGGCGGCTCGATCACGGTGGACGAGGTACGGCTGTTCAACGGTTCCGGCCAGCGCTACGACTGGAAGATCGTCGAGAAGAAGGAGCTGTACATTCCCTACAACGCCTATCGCATCCATTCACCGGAGCTGAAGTACGCCGACCTCCTCAAGCCGGGCCATATCGACCCGACCCACATGCGCTACGAGAAGCACCGCGTGTGGGTGCTGGAAGGCACCCTCAAGACCGACTACCGCCACCTGTACGGCAAGCGTCGTCTGTACATCGACGAGGACACCTGGTTCCCCATCGTCGCCGACAACTACGACAGCCGCGGCGAACTGTGGCGCACCTCGATGCTCAACTTCTTCTACGCCTACGAGACCCAGACGATGCAGGCCGGTGTCGGCCTGTACCACGACCTGCTGGAGAACACCTATCTGGCGTTCAACCTGATCAACGAGCAGCCCAAGGGCTTCAAGCTGAACGTGGCGGGCTTCCGCCCGGCGATGTTCGGACCGGAGGCGGCCCGCCGGGGCGGTCTGTGA
- a CDS encoding VOC family protein, protein MMDIRGLAYVVASSRDLGAWRRQAEDVLGMMVEEGPLGDLYIKMDERPFRLFVSGGPADRYVASGWELAGEEAFEQACAELERAGVPYERGCAELCAVRRVNGLASLRDPSGNLHELVWGVRSDFRRFVSPAGVPGFVTGELGMGHTVLPASNFDETWAFLRDVMGFGLSDIHRFQPAPDAPAIPIYFLHCNNGRHHSLALFGAPVPSGCVHLMVEVENLVEVGRAHDRMQRAGVKLMATLGQHVNDRMTSFYMDTPSGFAIEYGFGGLVLDWTRHSVYEASEVSVWGHDFGVGFNAPAN, encoded by the coding sequence ATGATGGACATTCGTGGACTGGCCTACGTGGTGGCGTCGAGCCGCGACCTGGGCGCCTGGCGCCGGCAGGCCGAGGACGTGCTGGGCATGATGGTGGAGGAGGGGCCGCTGGGCGACCTCTATATCAAGATGGACGAGCGGCCGTTCCGCCTGTTCGTCTCGGGCGGGCCGGCCGACCGCTACGTGGCCAGCGGCTGGGAGCTGGCGGGCGAGGAAGCCTTCGAGCAGGCCTGCGCGGAGCTGGAGCGTGCCGGGGTGCCCTACGAGCGCGGCTGCGCCGAGCTGTGCGCGGTGCGCCGGGTCAACGGCCTGGCCAGCCTGCGCGATCCGTCCGGCAACCTGCACGAGCTGGTATGGGGCGTGCGCTCGGACTTTCGCCGCTTCGTCTCGCCGGCCGGCGTGCCGGGCTTCGTCACCGGCGAGCTGGGCATGGGCCACACCGTGCTGCCGGCGTCGAACTTCGATGAAACCTGGGCGTTCCTGCGCGATGTGATGGGCTTCGGCCTGTCCGACATCCACCGCTTCCAGCCGGCGCCGGACGCCCCGGCCATCCCCATCTACTTCCTGCACTGCAACAACGGCCGCCACCACAGCCTGGCGCTGTTCGGCGCGCCGGTGCCCAGCGGCTGCGTGCACCTGATGGTGGAGGTGGAGAACCTGGTGGAAGTCGGCCGCGCCCACGATCGCATGCAGCGCGCGGGCGTGAAGCTGATGGCCACCCTCGGCCAGCACGTCAACGACCGCATGACCTCCTTCTACATGGACACCCCCTCGGGCTTCGCCATCGAGTATGGCTTCGGCGGCCTGGTCCTCGACTGGACGCGGCACAGCGTCTACGAGGCCAGCGAGGTGAGCGTGTGGGGGCATGACTTCGGCGTGGGCTTCAACGCGCCGGCCAACTGA
- a CDS encoding helix-turn-helix transcriptional regulator, which translates to MDGAGGACAPCLAAGTSYAELQGLIGLVYDGLLEDKPWNALLDALRRQFRANYASLTIRLPSAEDRGLVVFAGEARPHIHALYSSSLYAVDPFVNLPRDTVVMLEELIDEREWLASVIYRDFLEPLQVRYMMGADIRSDDGREREFRLRLSRPPQSGPFSETERALCALLLPHLRRALRLYAHLDRVESACRLYVGTLERIGIGSILLDENGGICRINKVAEEILAEGDSLQLHNGMLEAVAPRDDRRLWRLIKQAAAGRNGSGLVEAIALDRGGQPGGLSVLVRSIPLSASAEAGRAAAVELILRDSSRPAQPSEPLLRQLYQLTPAEAALAVLLGEGLTLEESAARLGISRNTARSHLRAVFAKTGVKRQTALVQLLLCSVVALD; encoded by the coding sequence ATGGACGGGGCAGGGGGCGCGTGCGCCCCTTGCCTCGCTGCGGGCACCAGCTACGCCGAGCTGCAGGGGCTGATCGGCCTGGTCTACGACGGCCTGCTCGAGGACAAGCCGTGGAACGCCCTGCTCGACGCCCTGCGCCGGCAGTTCCGCGCCAACTACGCCTCGCTGACCATCCGCCTGCCCAGCGCCGAGGACCGCGGCCTGGTGGTGTTCGCCGGCGAGGCGCGGCCGCACATACATGCCCTGTACAGCAGTTCGCTGTACGCGGTCGACCCGTTCGTCAACCTGCCGCGCGACACCGTGGTGATGCTCGAGGAGTTGATCGACGAGCGCGAGTGGCTGGCCAGCGTGATCTACCGCGATTTTCTCGAACCGCTGCAGGTGCGCTACATGATGGGCGCCGACATCCGCAGCGACGACGGCCGCGAGCGTGAATTCCGCTTGCGTCTGAGCCGCCCGCCGCAGAGCGGGCCGTTCAGCGAGACGGAGCGGGCTCTGTGCGCCCTGTTGCTGCCGCATCTGCGGCGCGCGCTGCGCCTGTACGCCCACCTCGACCGGGTGGAGAGCGCCTGCCGGCTGTACGTCGGCACCCTGGAGCGCATCGGCATCGGCTCGATCCTGCTCGACGAGAACGGCGGCATCTGCCGGATCAACAAGGTCGCCGAGGAGATCCTCGCCGAGGGCGACAGCCTGCAGCTGCACAACGGCATGCTTGAAGCCGTCGCCCCGCGCGACGACCGCCGCCTGTGGCGGCTGATCAAGCAGGCCGCCGCCGGCCGCAACGGCAGCGGCCTGGTGGAAGCCATCGCCCTGGATCGCGGCGGCCAGCCCGGCGGCCTCAGCGTGCTGGTGCGCAGCATCCCCCTTTCCGCCAGCGCCGAGGCCGGCCGCGCCGCGGCCGTCGAGCTGATCCTGCGCGACAGCAGCCGCCCGGCGCAGCCTTCCGAGCCCCTGCTGCGCCAGCTCTACCAGCTCACCCCGGCCGAAGCCGCACTGGCCGTGCTGCTCGGCGAAGGCCTGACCCTCGAGGAAAGCGCCGCGCGCCTGGGCATCAGCCGCAACACCGCCCGCAGCCACCTGCGCGCGGTGTTCGCCAAGACGGGGGTGAAGCGGCAGACCGCGCTGGTGCAGCTGTTGTTGTGCAGTGTGGTGGCGTTGGATTGA
- a CDS encoding DUF1302 domain-containing protein, whose amino-acid sequence MPKAARKECRRAGQPPYLRELLAVAVALSSGAASALPTLELGESTTLESSLTVNYTASVRTEKPADEYLNDINSDDGTRNFDRGSLITNRVSLFGEALLRHDNVGAMVRASHFYDAAYHGSNDNDSPATVNKFGAHDHFIDKTRERSGGEFRLLDAFVFGSWNFDDRYLSVKAGRHLVAWGESLFWPNISQGQAPVDATKFNVPGTEAKDAYLPVGQLSASFSLTDDLTLVGFWQYEWEETLINPVGDFFGSDYFGPGAQFFRLPGGAVVNYAGEVEPDDDGQWGLGLRYQLAQNTEVGLYHYRYHDRVPALFFDFTGNTQYSSLKRVGRGTGPGNAPAYQLGYFDDIALTGLSLSTKLGDAVQIGSDLSYREDAAVYLSNGAPTRGNLIQGNLNAVYMIGPTALAHQTTLMGEVVHQRIDSVEDLVVTGGIQNGTFDDFEYDGQTRGSTLVGVGAMFDYPSLFSGWDLTTKVFWNQNVSGSAYSGLGRDEKRITVGGDFKYLGNFQVGLTYVGYLGSADIANGRTLADRDYLSLNAKYTY is encoded by the coding sequence ATGCCCAAGGCAGCAAGAAAGGAGTGCCGGCGCGCCGGCCAGCCGCCGTACCTGCGCGAGTTGCTCGCAGTGGCCGTGGCATTGAGCAGCGGGGCGGCGAGCGCCCTGCCGACCCTCGAACTCGGCGAGTCGACCACCCTCGAATCGTCGCTGACGGTCAACTACACCGCCTCGGTGCGGACCGAGAAGCCCGCCGACGAGTACCTCAACGATATCAACTCCGACGACGGCACGCGCAACTTCGACCGCGGTTCGCTGATCACCAACCGCGTCAGCCTGTTCGGCGAGGCCCTGCTGCGCCACGACAACGTCGGCGCCATGGTCCGCGCCAGCCACTTCTACGATGCGGCCTACCACGGCAGCAACGACAACGACTCGCCGGCCACCGTCAACAAGTTCGGCGCCCACGACCACTTCATCGACAAGACCCGCGAGCGCAGCGGCGGCGAGTTCCGCCTGCTGGACGCCTTCGTGTTCGGCAGCTGGAATTTCGACGACCGCTACCTGTCGGTGAAGGCCGGCCGCCACCTGGTGGCCTGGGGCGAGAGCCTGTTCTGGCCGAACATCAGCCAGGGCCAGGCGCCGGTGGACGCCACCAAGTTCAACGTGCCGGGCACCGAGGCCAAGGACGCCTACCTGCCGGTCGGCCAGCTGTCGGCATCCTTCTCGCTGACCGACGACCTGACCCTGGTCGGCTTCTGGCAGTACGAGTGGGAAGAGACCCTGATCAACCCGGTGGGCGACTTCTTCGGCAGCGACTACTTCGGACCGGGCGCGCAGTTCTTCCGTCTGCCCGGGGGGGCAGTGGTCAACTACGCCGGCGAGGTGGAGCCGGACGACGATGGCCAGTGGGGCCTGGGCCTGCGCTACCAGCTGGCGCAGAACACCGAGGTCGGCCTCTACCACTACCGCTACCACGACCGGGTGCCGGCGCTGTTCTTCGATTTCACCGGCAACACCCAGTACTCCTCGCTCAAGCGCGTGGGCCGCGGTACCGGGCCGGGCAACGCGCCGGCCTACCAGCTCGGCTACTTCGACGACATCGCCCTGACCGGGTTGAGCCTGAGCACCAAGCTCGGCGATGCGGTGCAGATCGGCAGCGACCTCAGCTACCGCGAGGACGCCGCGGTCTACCTGTCCAACGGCGCGCCGACCCGCGGCAACCTGATCCAGGGCAACCTCAACGCCGTGTACATGATCGGCCCGACCGCACTGGCCCACCAGACCACGCTGATGGGCGAGGTGGTGCACCAGCGCATCGACAGCGTCGAGGATCTGGTCGTGACCGGCGGCATTCAGAACGGCACCTTCGACGACTTCGAGTACGACGGCCAGACCCGCGGCAGCACGCTGGTCGGCGTCGGCGCGATGTTCGACTACCCGAGCCTGTTCAGCGGCTGGGACCTGACCACCAAGGTGTTCTGGAACCAGAACGTCTCCGGCAGCGCCTATTCGGGCCTGGGCCGCGACGAGAAGCGCATCACCGTCGGCGGCGACTTCAAGTACCTGGGCAACTTCCAGGTCGGCCTGACCTACGTCGGCTACCTCGGCTCGGCCGACATCGCCAACGGCCGCACCCTGGCGGATCGCGACTACCTGTCGCTGAACGCCAAGTACACCTATTGA